The Paramagnetospirillum magnetotacticum MS-1 genome includes a window with the following:
- a CDS encoding chorismate mutase: MTQDSAALEQLRREIDRIDDQLHDLLMRRTSLVGSIAAAKADKRVTLRPGREAQILRRLLLRHTGEFPKLAVIRIWREIVGALTGLQAPLNVAVHAAGRSTAAIELARNHFGVVAPLHAYRSPGQVVRAIADGIATVGVIPLTPGTEAADEAEPWWTSLMLESGDAPRVVARLPFAPTQPVKGAAEPLQALVIACRDHDESGDDRTLAVLETGPDVSRDRLRAILAAGGLEPAELLAIHRHGAQWLHMVEILGHVTAADPRLAALVAPKDPVGRIAVIGGYATPFAPETLV, encoded by the coding sequence ATGACCCAGGACAGCGCAGCCCTCGAGCAGCTCCGTCGTGAAATTGATCGCATCGACGATCAGTTGCACGATCTGCTGATGCGCCGCACCAGCCTGGTGGGCAGCATCGCCGCGGCCAAGGCCGACAAGCGGGTGACGCTGCGCCCCGGGCGCGAGGCGCAGATCCTGCGCCGCCTGCTGCTCCGTCACACGGGCGAGTTCCCCAAACTGGCCGTCATCCGCATCTGGCGCGAAATCGTCGGCGCGCTGACCGGGTTGCAGGCTCCGCTCAACGTGGCGGTCCACGCCGCGGGACGCTCCACCGCCGCCATCGAACTGGCCCGCAACCATTTCGGCGTGGTGGCGCCGCTGCACGCCTATCGCAGCCCTGGACAGGTGGTGCGCGCCATTGCCGACGGCATCGCCACGGTAGGCGTGATTCCGCTGACCCCCGGAACCGAGGCCGCCGACGAGGCCGAGCCGTGGTGGACCAGCCTGATGCTGGAAAGCGGCGATGCGCCGCGCGTGGTGGCCCGCCTGCCCTTCGCCCCCACCCAGCCGGTCAAGGGCGCGGCGGAGCCCCTTCAGGCCCTGGTCATCGCGTGCCGCGACCACGACGAATCCGGCGACGACCGCACCCTGGCGGTGCTGGAGACCGGCCCCGATGTCAGCCGCGACCGCCTGCGCGCCATTCTGGCGGCCGGGGGACTGGAGCCCGCCGAACTGCTGGCCATCCACCGTCATGGCGCCCAGTGGCTGCACATGGTGGAGATTCTGGGCCATGTGACCGCCGCCGATCCCCGGCTGGCCGCCCTGGTGGCGCCCAAGGATCCCGTCGGCCGCATCGCGGTGATCGGCGGCTATGCCACCCCTTTCGCGCCAGAAACGCTCGTCTGA
- a CDS encoding VOC family protein, translating into MTSRITGLDHVIIAVRDLDKAAATFRALGFTLATRGEHAEWGTANHCIMFEGDYLEILAAVGEGGPADRVRAFTHDKGEGLMGLVWGTEDAEADSARLGLEPPGDLSRSIEGDVARFKAGILPPETTPGIASFLCQHLTPEKLRRPGWTEHANTALGIVSVTALMAEPLDLMPAWDRLIGPAAATATDELVTVHSRSGMVFLCRPDDIGQMHPEAEDEDLPTAPAMVALTLRVKNTAAVAQALKAAGIPYERDRQGKVVIAPEDACGVLIELQE; encoded by the coding sequence ATGACCAGCCGCATCACCGGTCTCGACCACGTCATCATCGCCGTGCGCGACCTGGACAAGGCCGCCGCCACCTTCCGCGCCCTGGGCTTCACCCTGGCGACACGGGGCGAGCATGCCGAGTGGGGCACCGCCAATCACTGCATCATGTTCGAGGGCGACTATCTGGAAATCCTGGCGGCGGTGGGCGAAGGCGGCCCAGCCGACCGGGTGCGCGCCTTCACCCATGACAAGGGCGAGGGGCTGATGGGCCTGGTCTGGGGCACCGAGGATGCCGAGGCCGACAGCGCACGCTTAGGCCTCGAGCCGCCCGGCGACCTGTCGCGCAGCATTGAAGGCGACGTGGCGCGCTTCAAGGCCGGTATCTTGCCGCCCGAGACCACACCCGGCATCGCCTCCTTCCTGTGCCAGCATCTGACGCCGGAAAAGCTGCGCCGTCCGGGCTGGACCGAGCATGCGAACACTGCTCTGGGCATCGTCTCGGTCACCGCCCTGATGGCCGAGCCCCTGGACCTGATGCCCGCCTGGGACCGCCTGATCGGCCCGGCGGCCGCCACCGCCACCGACGAACTGGTGACCGTGCATAGCCGCAGCGGCATGGTCTTCCTTTGCCGTCCCGACGATATCGGGCAGATGCATCCCGAGGCCGAGGACGAGGATTTGCCGACGGCCCCCGCCATGGTGGCGCTGACGCTGCGGGTGAAGAACACCGCCGCCGTCGCCCAGGCCCTGAAAGCGGCGGGCATTCCTTACGAGCGCGACCGCCAGGGCAAGGTGGTCATCGCGCCCGAGGATGCCTGCGGCGTGCTGATCGAGTTGCAGGAATAA
- the hisC gene encoding histidinol-phosphate transaminase, with the protein MTAPAPRPGIMDIKAYVGGESAIEGVDRILKLSSNEGALGPSPKAMEALRAMAPEMHRYPDGGAEELRKAIAARFKLDAARIVCGAGSDELLGILCRAYAGPGDEVLYSAHGFLMYAIAAKACGATPVTAPEVDLTANVDNLLKAVTPRTKILFLANPNNPTGTYLPASEVARLRAGLRSDVLLVIDAAYTEFVSRNDYSGGLELVEAGDNVVVCRTFSKMYALGGLRLGWAYCPENVAGVLNRVRNPFNVGAPALAAGLAAFNDTAYADLCKSHNDYWLPWLSGQIAALGLTVIPSVCNFILVRFPAQPGKDAASADKFLRSKGIIVRAMGGYGLGDSLRITIGTGEENQLVVAALKEFLGA; encoded by the coding sequence GTGACCGCACCCGCGCCCCGCCCCGGCATCATGGACATCAAGGCCTATGTCGGCGGCGAGTCCGCCATCGAAGGCGTCGACCGCATCCTCAAGCTGTCTTCCAACGAAGGCGCGCTGGGCCCCAGCCCCAAGGCCATGGAGGCGCTGCGCGCCATGGCGCCCGAGATGCACCGCTACCCCGACGGCGGCGCCGAGGAATTGCGCAAGGCCATCGCGGCCCGCTTCAAGCTGGACGCGGCCCGCATCGTCTGCGGCGCCGGTTCCGACGAATTGCTGGGCATCCTGTGCCGCGCCTATGCCGGTCCCGGCGATGAAGTGCTGTACTCGGCCCATGGCTTCCTGATGTACGCCATCGCCGCCAAGGCCTGCGGCGCTACGCCCGTCACCGCGCCGGAAGTGGATCTGACCGCCAATGTGGACAATCTGCTCAAGGCCGTGACGCCCCGGACCAAGATCTTGTTCCTGGCCAATCCCAACAATCCGACCGGCACCTACCTTCCGGCCTCGGAAGTGGCCCGCCTGCGCGCCGGCTTGCGCTCGGACGTCTTGCTGGTCATCGACGCCGCCTATACCGAATTCGTCAGCCGCAACGACTATTCCGGCGGGCTGGAGCTGGTGGAAGCGGGCGACAATGTGGTGGTCTGCCGCACCTTCTCCAAGATGTACGCCCTGGGTGGTCTGCGTCTGGGCTGGGCCTATTGCCCGGAGAATGTGGCGGGCGTGCTGAACCGGGTCCGCAACCCCTTCAATGTGGGTGCCCCGGCCCTGGCTGCCGGTCTGGCCGCCTTCAACGACACCGCCTATGCCGATCTGTGCAAGAGCCACAACGACTACTGGCTGCCCTGGCTGTCGGGCCAGATCGCGGCTCTGGGCCTGACCGTCATCCCCAGCGTCTGCAACTTCATCCTGGTGCGCTTCCCCGCCCAGCCGGGCAAGGATGCGGCCTCCGCCGACAAGTTCCTGCGCTCCAAGGGCATCATCGTGCGCGCCATGGGCGGCTATGGCCTGGGCGATAGCTTGCGCATCACCATCGGCACCGGCGAAGAAAACCAGTTGGTGGTCGCGGCCCTGAAAGAGTTCCTGGGAGCATGA
- a CDS encoding HpcH/HpaI aldolase/citrate lyase family protein: MSVKPPRKFFEPLAIGAPAPYRELPVRLERMIHFFPPHNEKMRAKAAEMGRNVDVLLGNLEDAIPADAKEAARAGFVEVAKAWDNPNTGLWTRVNCLNSPWFLDDMNAIVGEAGNKVDVVMLPKVEGPWDIHYLDQLLAQLEAKHGVKRPIMIHAILETALGVENVAAICQASPRMHGISLGPADLAASRGMKTTRVGGGHPFYGVLEDSTEGKPGRTLFQQDLWHYTVAKMVDACQSAGIKAFYGPFGDFSDDAACEAQFRNAFLLGCAGGWSLHPKQIDIAKKVFSPDVAEVLFAKKILEAMPDGTGAVMIDGKMQDDATWKQAKVIVDLAKAVAAKDPAMAQAYGL; this comes from the coding sequence ATGTCCGTCAAGCCGCCCCGCAAGTTCTTCGAGCCGCTCGCCATCGGCGCGCCCGCCCCCTATCGCGAACTGCCGGTGCGTCTGGAACGCATGATCCACTTCTTCCCGCCGCACAACGAGAAGATGCGCGCCAAGGCCGCCGAGATGGGCCGCAATGTGGACGTGCTGTTGGGCAATCTGGAAGACGCCATTCCCGCCGATGCCAAGGAAGCGGCGCGCGCCGGTTTCGTCGAGGTGGCCAAGGCCTGGGACAATCCCAATACCGGGCTGTGGACCCGCGTCAACTGCCTGAACTCGCCCTGGTTCCTGGACGACATGAATGCCATCGTCGGCGAGGCTGGCAACAAGGTGGACGTGGTGATGCTGCCCAAGGTGGAAGGTCCCTGGGACATCCATTACCTGGATCAGCTTCTGGCCCAGTTGGAGGCCAAGCATGGCGTGAAGCGCCCCATCATGATCCACGCCATCCTCGAGACCGCGCTGGGCGTCGAAAATGTGGCGGCCATCTGTCAGGCCAGCCCCCGCATGCACGGCATCAGCCTCGGCCCGGCCGATCTGGCGGCGTCGCGCGGCATGAAGACCACCCGCGTGGGCGGCGGCCACCCCTTTTACGGCGTGCTGGAAGATTCCACCGAGGGCAAGCCGGGCCGGACCCTGTTCCAGCAGGATCTGTGGCACTACACCGTGGCCAAGATGGTCGATGCCTGCCAGTCGGCGGGGATCAAGGCCTTCTATGGCCCCTTCGGCGATTTCTCCGACGATGCCGCCTGTGAGGCCCAGTTCCGCAATGCCTTCCTGCTGGGCTGTGCCGGTGGCTGGTCGCTGCATCCCAAGCAGATCGACATCGCCAAGAAGGTGTTCAGCCCCGATGTGGCCGAGGTGCTGTTCGCCAAGAAAATCCTCGAAGCCATGCCCGACGGCACCGGCGCGGTGATGATCGACGGCAAGATGCAGGACGACGCCACCTGGAAGCAGGCCAAGGTCATTGTCGATCTGGCCAAGGCAGTCGCCGCCAAGGACCCGGCGATGGCCCAGGCCTACGGGCTGTAA
- the metX gene encoding homoserine O-acetyltransferase MetX, with translation MSLNETVPTVSPNALGLKVELGRDRPIRLDCGVELGPIQVAYQTYGSLNADKSNAILICHALTGDHYVADPHPITAKPGWWSELVGPGRVFDTDRYFLICSNVLGGCMGTTGPMDENQETGQPWGLDFPVITIGDMVKVQARLVDHLGIDQLFCVVGGSMGGMQVLKWAQTYPERVFSAIPIAAAARHSAQNIAFHEVGRQAIMADPDWCDGNYLKEGKRPHRGLAVARMAAHITYLSEPALHQKFGRNLQNRDTVTYGFDADFQVESYLRHQGSTFVDRFDANSYLYITRAMDYFDLAAENGGVLANAFRGTRTRFCVVSFTSDWLFPTSESRAVVHALNAVAANVSFVEIKSDKGHDAFLLDEPEFHATLTGFLDGAAAHRGLPRQTSGAGP, from the coding sequence ATGAGCCTGAACGAGACCGTTCCGACTGTTTCCCCCAACGCCCTCGGCCTCAAGGTCGAACTGGGGCGCGACCGGCCGATTCGCCTGGATTGCGGGGTGGAACTTGGGCCGATTCAGGTGGCCTATCAGACCTATGGCAGCCTCAATGCCGACAAATCCAACGCCATCCTTATCTGTCACGCGCTGACCGGCGACCATTATGTGGCCGATCCTCACCCCATCACTGCCAAGCCCGGCTGGTGGAGCGAACTGGTGGGGCCGGGCCGGGTCTTCGATACCGACCGTTATTTCCTGATCTGCTCCAATGTGCTGGGCGGCTGCATGGGCACCACGGGGCCCATGGACGAGAACCAGGAGACCGGCCAGCCCTGGGGACTGGATTTTCCGGTCATCACCATCGGCGACATGGTCAAGGTCCAGGCCCGGCTGGTGGATCATCTGGGCATCGACCAGCTGTTCTGCGTGGTGGGCGGCTCCATGGGCGGCATGCAGGTGCTGAAATGGGCGCAGACCTACCCCGAGCGGGTGTTCTCGGCCATTCCCATCGCGGCGGCCGCCCGTCATTCGGCCCAGAACATCGCCTTCCACGAAGTGGGGCGCCAGGCCATCATGGCCGATCCCGACTGGTGCGACGGCAATTACCTGAAAGAGGGCAAGCGGCCCCATCGCGGTCTGGCGGTGGCGCGCATGGCGGCGCACATCACCTATCTGTCCGAGCCCGCCCTGCACCAGAAATTCGGGCGCAACCTGCAGAACCGCGACACCGTCACCTATGGCTTCGACGCCGATTTCCAGGTGGAAAGCTATCTGCGCCACCAGGGATCCACCTTCGTCGACCGTTTCGACGCCAATTCCTATCTCTACATCACGCGGGCCATGGATTATTTCGATCTGGCGGCGGAAAACGGCGGTGTGCTGGCCAATGCCTTCCGCGGCACGCGCACCCGCTTTTGCGTGGTCAGCTTCACCAGCGACTGGCTGTTCCCCACCTCGGAAAGCCGGGCGGTGGTGCATGCTCTGAACGCGGTGGCCGCCAATGTCAGTTTCGTCGAGATCAAGTCGGACAAGGGGCACGACGCCTTCTTGCTGGATGAGCCCGAATTCCACGCCACCCTGACCGGTTTCCTGGACGGCGCCGCCGCCCATCGTGGCCTACCGCGCCAGACGAGCGGAGCCGGACCATGA
- the metW gene encoding methionine biosynthesis protein MetW — MMTISNGNLRVDLRLIADMVEPGSRVLDVGCGEGALLDWLGRTKNVDGRGIELSMAGVSAAVSHGLSVIQGDADTDLKDYPSGAFDYVILSQTLQATYAPRTVLSNMLRIGRRAIVSFPNFGHWRVRLHLLTHGRMPVTDTLAYEWYDTPNIHFCTIRDFLDLCRDLGIRVERSIPLDRSGRTMAIPSCEGIANLFADQGLFVLSREG; from the coding sequence ATGATGACCATCTCCAACGGCAATCTGCGCGTCGATCTCAGGCTGATCGCCGATATGGTGGAGCCCGGTTCGAGGGTGCTGGACGTGGGCTGCGGCGAAGGCGCCCTGCTGGACTGGCTGGGGCGCACCAAGAACGTGGACGGGCGCGGCATCGAATTGTCCATGGCCGGTGTGTCGGCGGCGGTGTCCCATGGTCTGTCGGTGATCCAGGGCGACGCCGACACGGATCTCAAGGACTATCCGTCCGGCGCCTTCGATTACGTGATTCTCAGCCAGACGCTGCAGGCCACCTATGCGCCGCGCACGGTGTTGTCCAATATGCTGCGCATCGGGCGGCGCGCCATCGTGTCCTTTCCCAATTTCGGCCATTGGCGGGTGCGTCTGCATCTGCTGACCCATGGCCGCATGCCGGTGACCGATACCCTGGCTTATGAGTGGTACGACACCCCCAATATCCACTTCTGCACCATCCGCGACTTCCTGGATTTGTGCCGGGATCTCGGCATCAGGGTGGAGCGTTCCATCCCGTTGGACCGCAGCGGCAGGACCATGGCGATCCCCTCTTGCGAGGGAATCGCCAATCTGTTCGCCGATCAGGGATTGTTCGTGCTGTCGCGCGAAGGGTAA
- a CDS encoding prephenate/arogenate dehydrogenase family protein produces MSQEPLFDTVCFVGIGLIGSSLARAMRKHGLARRFLTLDPSEKARKVAVELGVTDAASDNPAAMIPDADLVVIGAPVGATPAVGEAIGPHLKPGTIVTDVGSVKLSVIRDLGPHIPEGVELVPGHPIAGTEHSGPENGFAELFEGRWHILTPVTGGDPKAVDKVAELWRRVGSQVEIMDPHHHDKVLAITSHLPHLIAYTIVGTANDLEGQMQQEVIKFSASGFRDFTRIAASDPVMWRDVFLNNREAVLEVIQRFTEDLTALQRAIRWGEGEVLHKRFSETRAIRRAIIDAKQA; encoded by the coding sequence ATGAGCCAGGAGCCCCTTTTCGACACGGTCTGTTTCGTCGGCATCGGCCTGATCGGTTCGTCCCTGGCGCGGGCCATGCGCAAGCATGGTCTGGCCCGGCGCTTCCTGACGCTCGACCCCAGCGAGAAGGCCCGCAAGGTCGCCGTGGAACTGGGCGTGACCGATGCCGCCAGCGACAATCCGGCGGCCATGATTCCCGATGCCGATCTGGTGGTGATCGGCGCGCCCGTGGGCGCCACCCCGGCGGTGGGCGAGGCCATTGGACCGCATTTGAAGCCCGGCACCATCGTCACCGATGTGGGCTCGGTCAAGCTGTCGGTGATCCGCGATCTCGGCCCCCATATCCCCGAGGGCGTCGAACTGGTTCCCGGCCATCCCATCGCCGGAACCGAGCATTCGGGACCGGAAAACGGCTTTGCCGAACTGTTCGAGGGCCGCTGGCACATCCTGACTCCCGTGACCGGGGGCGATCCCAAGGCCGTGGACAAGGTGGCCGAACTGTGGCGCCGGGTCGGCTCGCAGGTGGAGATCATGGACCCCCACCACCATGACAAGGTGCTGGCCATCACATCCCATCTGCCGCATCTGATCGCCTATACCATCGTGGGCACCGCCAACGATCTGGAGGGCCAGATGCAGCAGGAGGTGATCAAGTTCTCCGCCTCGGGCTTTCGTGACTTCACCCGCATCGCCGCCTCGGATCCCGTCATGTGGCGCGACGTCTTCCTCAACAACCGGGAAGCCGTGCTGGAGGTCATCCAGCGCTTCACCGAGGATTTGACCGCCCTGCAGCGCGCCATCCGCTGGGGCGAGGGCGAGGTGCTGCACAAGCGCTTTTCCGAGACCCGCGCCATCCGCCGCGCCATCATCGACGCCAAGCAGGCTTAG